Proteins encoded together in one Chitinophaga sp. LS1 window:
- a CDS encoding sulfurtransferase, with protein MSYTTFIQPKEALENLHDPNFLFVDCSYSLADKKWGVEEYKKAHIPGAVYADLHYDLSGEIIAGKTSRHPLPRKEALVKTLSKLGIDANVQVVVYDATAGFMAAARMWWLLRWAGHEKVAVLNGGKAVWAAVGYPLTGDILPLQPKQFVGNFNDSMLASVSEVMASIEAGNTCLVDSRTADRYAGQNETIDPVAGHIPTAISKPFNAQIGAEGVAAPAVYKDHFKEEFAKGNVVFYCGSGVTAAYNVLLSVYAGYPFPKLYAGSWSEWITDPARPVA; from the coding sequence ATGAGCTATACTACTTTCATTCAGCCGAAAGAGGCCCTTGAAAATTTGCATGACCCCAATTTTCTGTTTGTTGATTGCAGCTATTCCCTGGCGGATAAAAAATGGGGAGTAGAAGAATATAAGAAAGCACATATTCCGGGTGCAGTATATGCAGATCTGCATTATGACCTGTCCGGCGAAATTATAGCTGGTAAAACCAGCCGTCATCCATTACCAAGAAAAGAAGCTTTGGTAAAGACGCTTTCCAAACTGGGTATTGATGCCAATGTACAGGTAGTGGTGTACGATGCGACTGCGGGTTTTATGGCGGCAGCGAGAATGTGGTGGCTACTACGTTGGGCCGGGCATGAGAAGGTAGCTGTATTGAATGGTGGTAAGGCTGTGTGGGCAGCGGTGGGTTATCCTTTGACGGGTGATATTTTGCCTTTGCAACCAAAGCAGTTTGTAGGAAATTTTAATGATAGTATGCTGGCTTCTGTGAGTGAAGTAATGGCATCGATAGAAGCGGGTAATACCTGTTTGGTAGATAGCAGAACTGCTGACAGGTATGCGGGGCAGAATGAAACCATTGATCCGGTAGCTGGTCATATTCCTACGGCGATTTCTAAACCTTTCAATGCACAGATAGGTGCAGAAGGGGTAGCAGCTCCTGCTGTATACAAAGATCATTTCAAAGAAGAATTTGCAAAGGGGAATGTTGTATTTTATTGTGGCTCTGGTGTAACGGCGGCGTACAATGTATTGCTGTCTGTATACGCCGGGTATCCTTTTCCTAAACTGTATGCGGGTTCATGGAGCGAATGGATCACAGATCCTGCACGTCCGGTAGCATAA
- the rpiA gene encoding ribose-5-phosphate isomerase RpiA, with translation MDAITKAKKAAGEKAAALVQPGMLVGLGTGSTAYWAIEKIGQMVKEGLNIQAVATSIASEKQAIKLGIPITSFSEIQTLDLDIDGADEISEEGQLIKGGGGSLLREKIVALASRRRVIVGDERKFVKTLGKFPLPIEVVPFGWELVFKTLQALQGNPSLRTKDDQPYITDNSNYIIDCSFGVIREPELLHQQLKALTGVVETGLFLNLKPTVIIAYENGDVKTI, from the coding sequence ATGGATGCAATCACAAAAGCTAAGAAAGCCGCTGGCGAAAAGGCCGCTGCTTTGGTACAACCAGGTATGCTGGTAGGATTGGGTACAGGATCTACCGCTTACTGGGCGATTGAAAAGATCGGTCAGATGGTGAAGGAAGGATTGAATATCCAGGCAGTGGCTACCTCCATTGCTTCGGAAAAACAGGCCATCAAACTGGGCATACCGATCACTTCATTCAGCGAAATCCAGACGTTGGACCTGGATATAGATGGGGCAGATGAAATCAGTGAAGAAGGACAGCTGATAAAAGGCGGCGGTGGTTCCCTGCTCAGAGAAAAGATTGTGGCGCTGGCCAGCAGAAGACGTGTGATCGTAGGTGACGAAAGAAAATTTGTAAAGACGCTTGGAAAATTTCCATTACCAATAGAAGTCGTACCTTTTGGTTGGGAGCTGGTATTCAAAACACTGCAGGCACTGCAGGGAAATCCATCTCTCAGAACGAAAGACGATCAGCCTTATATTACCGACAACAGCAATTACATCATCGATTGTTCATTTGGCGTAATCCGTGAACCGGAGCTGCTGCATCAACAATTAAAAGCGCTTACGGGCGTTGTAGAAACAGGCCTGTTCCTGAATCTGAAGCCTACTGTGATCATTGCCTATGAAAACGGAGATGTAAAAACCATCTAA
- a CDS encoding DUF1304 domain-containing protein, whose protein sequence is MVIIAKIFVGLVALEHLYILWMEMFAWETAGKRTFKQLPAEMFKPTKGLAANQGLYNGFLSAGLIWSFFISDPAWQKNIAVFFLICVVIAGIFGALTAAKKIFFVQGLPALIGLVLTLLA, encoded by the coding sequence ATGGTCATTATTGCGAAGATCTTTGTAGGTCTGGTTGCATTGGAACATCTGTACATCTTATGGATGGAAATGTTTGCGTGGGAGACTGCGGGCAAACGAACGTTCAAACAGTTGCCAGCAGAAATGTTTAAGCCAACCAAGGGACTGGCTGCCAATCAGGGGTTGTACAATGGTTTTCTGTCAGCAGGGTTGATCTGGTCATTCTTTATCAGTGATCCTGCATGGCAAAAGAATATTGCGGTATTCTTTTTGATCTGTGTGGTGATCGCGGGAATCTTTGGCGCCCTGACAGCGGCAAAGAAAATATTCTTTGTTCAGGGACTACCGGCATTGATTGGGTTGGTACTAACTTTATTGGCGTAA
- a CDS encoding KpsF/GutQ family sugar-phosphate isomerase: MKNRTDINIAAIAKRTLQMEAAAINNLKEFINADFEQAVALIAGCSGRVVITGIGKSAIIGQKIVATLNSTGTAALYMHAADAIHGDLGMIRDEDIILCISKSGNSPEIKVLVPLIKSFGNKLIAITGNVESYLAREADLFLNTTVDQEACPNNLAPTTSTTAQLAMGDALAVCLIEWHGFTTADFAKFHPGGTLGKKLYLKVLDLCRQHDAPKVYLDSSLKNVIVAISSGMLGVTAVLDSNDQLGGIITDGDLRRMLEKSMSTDNVTASDIMSRHPKTIQCDELAVNALELMRQHDITQLLVLDDKKYIGIIHLHDLIREGII; the protein is encoded by the coding sequence ATGAAAAACAGAACGGATATTAATATAGCAGCTATAGCAAAAAGGACACTTCAGATGGAGGCTGCAGCGATAAACAATCTAAAAGAGTTTATCAATGCTGACTTTGAGCAGGCAGTGGCACTCATAGCCGGATGTTCCGGCCGGGTAGTGATCACTGGTATCGGCAAGAGCGCTATCATTGGCCAGAAAATTGTGGCTACACTTAATTCCACAGGTACCGCCGCCCTCTACATGCATGCAGCTGATGCTATTCATGGAGATCTGGGGATGATCAGGGACGAAGATATTATTCTCTGTATTTCGAAAAGCGGCAACTCGCCGGAGATTAAGGTACTGGTACCATTGATCAAGAGTTTTGGCAACAAACTGATTGCCATAACGGGCAATGTCGAATCTTATCTGGCCCGGGAGGCTGACCTCTTTTTAAATACCACCGTAGACCAGGAGGCCTGTCCCAACAACCTGGCGCCTACCACGAGCACCACTGCCCAATTGGCAATGGGGGATGCGCTGGCTGTGTGTTTGATAGAATGGCATGGTTTTACGACAGCTGATTTTGCAAAATTCCATCCGGGGGGTACACTTGGTAAGAAATTGTATCTCAAGGTATTGGATCTATGCCGTCAGCACGATGCGCCCAAGGTATACCTGGACAGTTCATTGAAGAATGTAATCGTGGCTATTTCTTCCGGCATGCTGGGAGTTACGGCCGTTTTGGATAGCAATGACCAGCTTGGCGGGATTATCACAGATGGTGATCTACGCCGTATGCTGGAAAAGAGTATGTCAACTGACAATGTGACTGCCAGTGATATTATGTCTCGCCACCCTAAAACGATTCAATGTGATGAACTGGCGGTAAATGCCCTGGAGTTGATGAGACAACATGATATTACGCAGTTGTTAGTGCTGGACGACAAGAAGTATATAGGTATTATTCATTTACATGATTTAATCCGGGAAGGAATTATTTGA
- the recQ gene encoding DNA helicase RecQ, translating to MAVVKVSLIDALREHFGFDSFKGNQEIIIKSILARKDTFVIMPTGGGKSLCYQLPALMSPGCALIVSPLIALMKNQVDLVRSYSSKDNVAHFLNSTLSKAQIKKVRTDLLSGKTKMLYVAPETLTKTENLEFFKELEISFIAVDEAHCISEWGHDFRPEYRRLKEMTDMINPDLPIIALTATATPKVQSDIVKNLGLRSPEVYLSSFNRPNLYYEIRPKRKKEQTIREIVKFIHLHKGKSGIIYTLNRKTTEELADMLTANNIKAVAYHAGLDAGTRAQRQDMFLHEDCEVIVATIAFGMGIDKPDVRFVIHYNIPKSLENYYQETGRAGRDGLEGICVCFYSYKDVQKLEHLMRDKPLSEREMGAQLINETVAYAESSACRRKVILHYFGEKYDQGQCNGACDNCRNPKEKIEVKNRVVIVLKAIQSLEERFGTDYVVNIITGKINPQITTYGHNQLEVFGEGKEFDAHFWNSLIRQMMLEDLIAKDIEEYGLLKITDKGKKFLKTPYSIMVSLNHQFEEEGNEEDEVAAEAQASADPVLFEMLKELRKKVAKEKNLPPFVIFLETSLEDMATQYPTTVQELEKIQGVSKGKAVRYGKQFVDVISKYVAENDIVKPDDFVMKSVVNKSGLKVFIIQNIDKKMPLETIARNKELTIPQLLDEMETIVASGTKLNLDYCIDEELDDYAQDEILEYFKGCETSSLALAREELIDSDYTLEQLKLMRIKFLVVYGN from the coding sequence ATGGCTGTTGTAAAGGTAAGTTTGATAGATGCATTACGGGAACATTTTGGATTCGATTCTTTCAAAGGGAATCAGGAAATTATAATTAAAAGCATTCTTGCACGGAAAGATACTTTTGTCATCATGCCTACCGGCGGTGGAAAGTCTCTTTGCTACCAGCTACCGGCATTAATGAGTCCAGGATGTGCTCTGATCGTCTCTCCGCTCATAGCTTTAATGAAAAACCAGGTAGATCTAGTACGCTCCTACAGTAGCAAGGATAATGTAGCGCATTTTCTAAATTCTACCCTTTCTAAAGCTCAAATCAAAAAAGTAAGAACTGATCTCCTATCTGGAAAGACTAAAATGTTATACGTAGCCCCGGAAACATTGACCAAGACCGAAAATCTTGAGTTTTTCAAGGAACTGGAAATCTCTTTCATAGCAGTGGACGAAGCGCACTGTATCTCTGAGTGGGGACACGATTTCCGCCCGGAATACCGCCGCCTCAAGGAAATGACAGATATGATCAATCCCGATCTGCCTATCATCGCCCTCACGGCCACCGCGACACCTAAAGTTCAAAGCGATATCGTTAAAAACCTGGGTCTTCGCAGTCCCGAGGTATATCTCTCCTCTTTTAACAGGCCCAACCTCTATTATGAGATCCGCCCGAAAAGGAAGAAGGAACAAACCATTCGCGAAATCGTCAAGTTTATCCACCTTCATAAGGGTAAAAGCGGTATCATCTATACACTGAACCGTAAAACTACCGAAGAACTGGCAGATATGCTGACGGCCAACAACATTAAGGCTGTTGCCTACCATGCCGGTCTGGATGCCGGTACCCGCGCACAACGTCAGGACATGTTTCTGCACGAAGACTGCGAGGTGATCGTAGCTACTATCGCCTTCGGTATGGGTATCGATAAGCCGGATGTTCGGTTTGTTATACACTACAACATTCCTAAGAGCCTGGAAAACTACTACCAGGAAACAGGCCGTGCCGGTCGTGATGGACTGGAAGGTATCTGTGTCTGCTTCTACTCCTACAAGGACGTACAGAAGCTGGAACATCTAATGCGCGACAAGCCACTCAGCGAAAGGGAAATGGGCGCCCAGCTCATCAACGAAACCGTTGCCTATGCTGAAAGCTCTGCCTGCCGCCGCAAAGTGATCCTCCACTACTTCGGTGAGAAGTACGATCAGGGACAGTGTAACGGCGCCTGCGACAACTGCCGCAATCCAAAAGAGAAAATTGAAGTAAAAAACCGCGTAGTCATCGTACTGAAGGCCATCCAGTCACTGGAAGAACGCTTTGGGACCGACTACGTTGTCAATATCATCACTGGCAAGATCAACCCTCAGATCACCACCTACGGACACAACCAGCTGGAAGTGTTCGGCGAGGGTAAAGAATTCGATGCACACTTCTGGAACTCCCTCATCCGTCAGATGATGCTGGAAGACCTGATCGCTAAAGACATCGAAGAATATGGCCTGCTAAAGATCACTGATAAGGGTAAAAAGTTCCTCAAGACGCCTTACTCTATCATGGTCTCACTCAACCACCAATTTGAAGAAGAAGGCAATGAAGAAGATGAAGTAGCTGCAGAAGCCCAGGCATCCGCAGACCCTGTTCTCTTCGAAATGCTGAAAGAGCTCCGTAAAAAGGTAGCGAAAGAAAAGAACCTACCCCCATTCGTCATCTTCCTCGAAACCTCCCTCGAAGATATGGCGACCCAGTACCCTACCACCGTACAGGAATTGGAAAAAATACAGGGTGTGAGCAAGGGTAAAGCCGTACGCTATGGCAAACAGTTCGTAGATGTCATCTCTAAATATGTAGCCGAAAATGACATTGTAAAACCGGACGATTTCGTCATGAAGAGCGTGGTGAATAAGAGCGGGCTGAAAGTGTTCATTATCCAGAATATCGATAAGAAAATGCCACTGGAAACCATCGCCCGCAACAAAGAACTCACCATTCCTCAATTGCTTGACGAAATGGAAACCATCGTGGCAAGCGGCACCAAACTCAATCTCGATTATTGCATCGACGAAGAACTGGACGACTATGCCCAGGACGAGATCCTTGAATACTTCAAAGGCTGCGAGACTTCCAGTTTGGCACTGGCCCGCGAAGAACTCATCGATAGCGACTATACCCTTGAACAATTGAAATTGATGCGTATTAAGTTCCTCGTAGTATACGGGAACTAA
- a CDS encoding class I SAM-dependent methyltransferase, which produces MKNVSKDFNPTINQSFYITRNLLISNLKKQFHVLYGRMLDFGCGSKPYKTLINVDEYIGVDFQGEGHSHENEQIDVFYDGLTLPLEDNSFDSVLSTEVFEHVFNLEDMISELHRVMKPGATILITMPFLIAEHEAPNDCSRYTSFGLKSLLERKGFEIVHYEKLGTSIQTQAQIRMSYMDSSILSKLNFFMPLRKLVTNITFALMNIWVMVLDAILPKRYDAFLNHIVICKKK; this is translated from the coding sequence ATGAAAAATGTAAGCAAAGATTTCAATCCGACAATCAATCAGTCGTTCTATATAACACGTAATCTGTTGATCAGTAATCTGAAAAAGCAGTTTCATGTGCTTTATGGACGTATGCTGGATTTTGGTTGTGGTAGCAAGCCTTATAAGACCCTGATTAACGTAGATGAATATATTGGTGTAGATTTTCAGGGGGAGGGGCATAGTCATGAGAATGAGCAGATTGATGTGTTTTATGATGGGCTGACATTGCCGTTGGAAGACAATTCGTTTGACAGTGTATTGTCTACCGAAGTGTTTGAGCATGTGTTCAACCTTGAGGATATGATTTCTGAGCTACATAGGGTGATGAAACCGGGTGCCACTATATTGATCACAATGCCGTTCCTGATTGCTGAGCACGAGGCCCCGAATGATTGCAGCCGGTATACTTCCTTTGGCTTAAAGAGTTTGCTGGAGCGAAAAGGATTTGAAATAGTCCATTACGAAAAGCTGGGTACTTCTATTCAGACACAGGCCCAGATCAGGATGTCTTATATGGATAGTTCTATTCTATCCAAGCTGAACTTTTTCATGCCTTTAAGAAAGCTGGTGACTAACATTACTTTTGCGCTGATGAATATATGGGTCATGGTGTTGGATGCGATCCTACCAAAACGATATGATGCGTTTCTGAACCATATTGTGATCTGTAAAAAGAAATAA
- a CDS encoding MFS transporter — protein sequence MTTLLRIRAIFTGSVGNLVEWYDWYAYAAFAIYFAPSFFPKGNPTAQLLDTAAIFAVGFLMRPVGGWLFGTIADRTGRKTAMTMSVLLMSLGSLMIAVAPTYQTAGLFSPVLLLLARLLQGLSVGGEYGTSATYLSEISTPDKRGFYSSFQYVTLIGGQLIALGVQLVLQKVFLTPDQLHAWGWRIPFVIGAFLSLFALIIRRHMEETIAVKKGDEKRGSLKVLFNEHPRAIMTVVGLTMGGTLAFYTYTTYMQKFLVNTVHLTKERSTVLTFWLMLIYACIQPLCGMLSDKIGRKPLLITFGVAGTLFTVPILTAVSHASTETTAFLLLLTALVIVSGYTSINAVVKAELFPAQVRALGVGLPYALTVAIFGGTAEYIALYCKKIGHEPWYYWYVTICVFISLIVYVFSRDTKKTSYMNKEL from the coding sequence ATGACCACACTACTTCGTATCAGGGCTATCTTCACCGGTTCTGTCGGCAACCTCGTAGAATGGTATGACTGGTATGCCTATGCTGCATTTGCAATTTACTTTGCTCCGTCCTTTTTTCCCAAAGGAAATCCTACTGCTCAGCTACTGGATACAGCAGCTATCTTTGCAGTTGGTTTTCTCATGCGCCCGGTAGGTGGCTGGCTCTTTGGAACGATTGCTGATCGTACGGGTCGCAAAACTGCGATGACAATGTCAGTATTGCTCATGTCACTGGGAAGCCTCATGATTGCAGTCGCCCCTACGTATCAGACTGCTGGCCTGTTTTCTCCTGTGTTATTATTGCTGGCGCGGTTATTACAAGGCCTGAGTGTGGGTGGTGAATATGGTACTTCTGCAACCTACCTGAGCGAAATATCTACACCTGATAAAAGAGGTTTTTATTCCAGCTTTCAATACGTAACCCTCATCGGCGGACAACTCATCGCACTCGGGGTACAATTAGTATTGCAAAAAGTATTTCTCACCCCCGATCAATTGCATGCATGGGGATGGCGCATACCATTTGTAATTGGCGCCTTCCTCTCCCTCTTTGCACTCATCATCCGCCGGCATATGGAAGAAACGATTGCTGTAAAAAAAGGCGATGAAAAACGTGGTTCCCTGAAAGTATTATTCAATGAACATCCCAGAGCGATTATGACTGTGGTAGGATTAACAATGGGTGGTACATTGGCATTTTATACCTACACCACTTATATGCAGAAGTTCCTGGTGAATACCGTACATCTTACCAAAGAAAGATCTACTGTGCTCACCTTCTGGCTCATGCTCATTTATGCCTGCATACAGCCCCTCTGTGGTATGCTGAGTGATAAGATAGGCAGGAAACCTTTATTAATCACATTTGGGGTGGCAGGTACCTTATTTACAGTCCCTATCCTCACTGCGGTAAGTCATGCCAGCACAGAAACGACTGCATTCCTTTTATTATTAACAGCCCTGGTAATAGTAAGTGGCTATACTTCTATCAATGCTGTGGTAAAAGCGGAATTATTCCCTGCACAGGTACGTGCACTAGGTGTAGGTTTACCCTATGCATTGACAGTCGCCATCTTTGGCGGCACTGCGGAATACATCGCGCTGTATTGTAAGAAGATCGGTCATGAACCCTGGTATTATTGGTATGTGACAATTTGTGTGTTCATCTCCCTGATCGTATATGTATTTTCTCGCGATACAAAAAAGACATCCTACATGAATAAAGAATTATAA
- a CDS encoding DUF3050 domain-containing protein encodes MGQDLIRAAIAPVREQIIQHPLYNEMQRMEDIRSFMQYHVFAVWDFMSLLKSLQRNLTCTTLPWVPVGSAATRFLINEIVTGEESDIDPDGKRVSHFELYLDAMKQVGADTSVMETALQSQQKGIALADIFKTFPPAAKDFVQHTFDLIEKAPIHVQAAVFTFGREDLIPDMFVALVNDLDKQFPGQISLFKYYLERHIEVDGDHHSHLGMEMVQELCGNDVHKWEEAASACREALEQRNALWTGILEEIRATATIS; translated from the coding sequence ATGGGACAGGATTTGATCAGGGCAGCGATTGCGCCTGTAAGAGAACAGATTATTCAACATCCATTATACAATGAAATGCAACGCATGGAAGACATCCGGTCTTTCATGCAGTACCATGTCTTCGCCGTATGGGATTTCATGTCACTCTTAAAATCATTGCAACGAAACCTCACCTGCACGACGCTGCCATGGGTACCTGTAGGGAGTGCTGCTACCCGCTTTCTGATCAATGAGATCGTAACGGGCGAAGAGAGTGATATCGATCCGGATGGTAAGCGTGTAAGCCATTTCGAACTATACCTGGATGCGATGAAACAGGTAGGTGCCGATACTTCAGTAATGGAGACAGCCCTGCAGTCACAGCAAAAAGGTATAGCCCTTGCCGATATCTTCAAGACCTTCCCTCCTGCTGCCAAAGATTTTGTACAACATACATTTGACCTGATCGAAAAAGCACCGATACATGTGCAGGCTGCTGTCTTCACCTTTGGCCGTGAAGACCTCATCCCAGATATGTTCGTGGCGCTGGTAAACGATCTGGACAAACAATTCCCTGGACAGATCAGCCTGTTCAAGTATTATCTGGAACGCCATATTGAAGTGGATGGTGATCACCACAGTCACCTCGGCATGGAGATGGTACAAGAGCTTTGTGGCAATGATGTACACAAGTGGGAAGAAGCTGCTAGCGCATGTCGCGAAGCATTGGAACAGCGAAACGCGCTGTGGACAGGCATTCTGGAAGAAATTCGTGCAACTGCAACAATTTCTTAG
- a CDS encoding SWIM zinc finger family protein encodes MLLTEEHVLALAPDDASRKAGSALAGPGKWVSKGANSDALWGECQGSGSKPYQTQVDIVNVAFKCSCPSRKFPCKHGIGLMLLYARQKDTFTDNTPPAWVSEWLSKRTEKKIEKTDKPVDETAQAKRLQARQQKVADGITELMLWMKDIVRNGLLQIPEKGDAYWENMARRMVDAQAAGLAGMVRALGETNFYSEGWQNAFLDQLLRIYLVVQGYTQSAGLDEPLQQELRALIGFTQNQEFLKQQPGIKDTWLVLSKQINEEENLITERYWLYGQHSKQSALVLQFYVKNQTRPEVLITPGIALQGELVYFPSPTPLRAIIKYPVSNISLPAVSGMEGWTQVTDTETSLYEQMPVRSERPYIVQQLTPVQHNLQWWLKDQEERLMPLKAGYANIWKLLALSGGQPLNMALLGKEQQYEPLGAWHNGSYKLL; translated from the coding sequence TTGCTCCTGACAGAAGAACATGTACTCGCCTTGGCCCCGGATGACGCTTCCCGTAAAGCGGGATCCGCATTGGCAGGTCCGGGAAAATGGGTAAGCAAAGGCGCCAACTCTGACGCATTATGGGGGGAATGCCAGGGAAGCGGCAGCAAGCCGTATCAAACCCAGGTAGACATCGTAAACGTAGCTTTCAAATGCAGCTGCCCCAGTCGAAAATTCCCCTGCAAACATGGTATAGGACTCATGCTCCTCTATGCCCGGCAAAAAGATACCTTCACGGACAATACACCCCCTGCCTGGGTGAGTGAATGGCTGTCCAAACGCACTGAAAAGAAAATCGAAAAAACAGATAAACCTGTAGACGAAACTGCGCAGGCAAAAAGACTACAGGCACGCCAGCAAAAAGTAGCCGATGGCATCACAGAACTCATGCTCTGGATGAAAGATATCGTCCGCAACGGCCTGTTGCAGATACCTGAAAAAGGAGACGCCTACTGGGAAAATATGGCACGAAGAATGGTCGATGCGCAAGCGGCCGGCCTTGCAGGAATGGTACGTGCACTTGGCGAAACAAACTTCTATAGCGAAGGCTGGCAAAATGCGTTTCTCGATCAGCTCCTGCGCATCTATCTCGTGGTACAGGGGTATACCCAAAGTGCTGGGTTAGATGAACCTTTACAACAGGAACTCCGTGCCCTGATCGGTTTTACCCAAAACCAGGAATTCCTGAAGCAACAACCCGGTATCAAAGACACCTGGCTGGTACTCAGTAAACAGATCAATGAAGAAGAAAACCTGATCACAGAACGCTACTGGCTCTATGGTCAACATAGTAAGCAATCCGCATTGGTACTTCAGTTTTATGTTAAGAACCAGACACGTCCTGAAGTATTGATTACACCCGGTATTGCACTACAGGGTGAACTGGTTTACTTTCCTTCGCCTACGCCACTCAGAGCCATTATCAAATATCCTGTCTCCAACATTTCGCTGCCAGCAGTATCAGGTATGGAAGGCTGGACACAGGTCACAGATACTGAAACTTCGCTGTACGAACAGATGCCTGTACGCAGTGAGCGACCTTACATTGTACAGCAATTAACACCTGTTCAGCACAATCTGCAATGGTGGCTAAAAGACCAGGAAGAAAGACTGATGCCCCTGAAAGCAGGCTATGCAAACATCTGGAAACTACTCGCCCTCAGTGGTGGTCAACCATTGAACATGGCACTGCTGGGCAAAGAACAACAATACGAACCTTTAGGCGCATGGCATAACGGCTCTTATAAACTATTGTAA
- a CDS encoding methyltransferase family protein, with the protein MLYTTIVAIWLASEIFLNRIFRSGPQEKQETDRKSLLWIWVTIMATLPLGSFLAEYTAAPITSYPYFSKLGIAVIVVGMLFRFWSIYTLGHYFTVDVTIRDDHRIVQIGVYKYLRHPAYLGSLISFVGNGVAMNNYIAFLITVLPVTGAFLFRMHVEEQVLINNFGEEYKQYKKKTWRLIPFVF; encoded by the coding sequence ATGTTATACACAACTATTGTCGCTATCTGGCTGGCTTCAGAGATCTTTCTGAACCGCATTTTCCGTTCCGGTCCTCAGGAAAAACAGGAAACAGACAGAAAATCGTTGCTCTGGATATGGGTGACGATTATGGCTACATTGCCGCTGGGATCTTTTTTAGCGGAATATACAGCAGCTCCGATCACGAGCTACCCTTATTTTTCTAAACTTGGTATAGCGGTGATTGTAGTAGGAATGTTATTCCGGTTCTGGTCGATCTATACGCTAGGTCATTACTTTACGGTAGATGTAACGATCCGGGATGATCACAGGATAGTACAAATTGGTGTGTATAAATATTTACGACATCCGGCGTACCTGGGATCGCTGATCTCTTTTGTAGGCAATGGAGTTGCGATGAATAACTATATTGCTTTTCTGATCACGGTATTGCCTGTAACCGGTGCATTTTTGTTTAGAATGCATGTAGAGGAACAGGTATTGATCAATAACTTCGGGGAGGAGTATAAACAGTATAAAAAGAAAACATGGCGACTAATACCGTTCGTGTTTTAA
- a CDS encoding carotenoid biosynthesis protein, which yields MNRPFADMPYGYPPSICYPLTEICMYILFLGCLYHAWKQGISKLAYLLGGFGFGLLLEYVNVRANAGYRYGHFLLMIGDIPVGIGAGWGIIMYTSRLITESMNMRTWPAAAMEALLALSIDWSMDVVAYRLHMWHWNWETIINPSVALSAQYFGVPWGNFYGWLCVVFFYSLFSRYLEKTHIWKIAIPLFAILISQIALYVTLFPISFFLKDHFNILSADKLVFTLLFFAMLTTIEIIKMKRQPLNLPFITWLVPAWFHSYFFCWLFIGGFAAENTWMTILSVLSLLVGTLIHWLLILNTKSRT from the coding sequence ATGAATCGTCCATTTGCCGATATGCCTTACGGCTATCCCCCCTCCATCTGCTATCCCCTTACCGAGATATGCATGTACATTCTTTTTTTAGGATGCCTCTACCACGCATGGAAACAAGGTATTTCTAAACTCGCCTATTTATTAGGCGGCTTTGGTTTCGGCCTCCTCCTCGAATATGTAAACGTAAGAGCCAATGCAGGTTACAGATACGGCCACTTCCTCCTCATGATCGGCGACATCCCCGTAGGCATCGGCGCCGGCTGGGGCATCATCATGTACACTTCCCGCCTCATTACCGAAAGTATGAACATGCGCACCTGGCCTGCCGCCGCCATGGAAGCCCTCCTCGCTCTAAGCATCGACTGGAGCATGGATGTAGTCGCGTATCGCCTCCACATGTGGCACTGGAACTGGGAAACGATCATCAATCCATCCGTCGCCTTAAGTGCACAATACTTCGGCGTACCCTGGGGCAATTTCTACGGCTGGTTATGCGTCGTATTTTTCTACTCCCTCTTTTCCCGCTATTTAGAAAAGACCCACATCTGGAAAATAGCAATTCCCCTGTTTGCCATTCTCATTTCACAAATCGCCTTATACGTCACCCTTTTCCCCATATCTTTTTTTCTAAAAGATCATTTTAATATCCTGAGCGCAGATAAGCTAGTATTTACCCTCCTTTTCTTTGCAATGCTAACAACAATTGAGATAATTAAAATGAAACGACAACCACTGAACTTACCCTTCATCACCTGGCTGGTACCGGCATGGTTTCATAGCTACTTTTTCTGCTGGTTATTCATCGGTGGCTTTGCGGCTGAAAATACCTGGATGACCATTCTCAGCGTCCTGAGCTTATTAGTAGGAACGCTTATCCATTGGCTATTGATTTTAAATACTAAATCCCGAACTTAG